The following proteins come from a genomic window of Sorex araneus isolate mSorAra2 chromosome 1, mSorAra2.pri, whole genome shotgun sequence:
- the HMGB1 gene encoding high mobility group protein B1, producing MGKGDPKKPRGKMSSYAFFVQTCREEHKKKHPDASVNFSEFSKKCSERWKTMSAKEKGKFEDMAKADKARYEREMKTYIPPKGETKKKFKDPNAPKRPPSAFFLFCSEYRPKIKGEHPGLSIGDVAKKLGEMWNNTAADDKQPYEKKAAKLKEKYEKDIAAYRAKGKPDVAKKGVVKAEKSKKKKEEEEDEEDEEDEEEEEDEEDEDEEEDDDDE from the exons atggGCAAAGGAGATCCTAAGAAGCCGAGAGGCAAAATGTCATCATATGCATTCTTTGTGCAAACTTGCCGGGAGGAGCACAAGAAGAAGCACCCAGATGCTTCCGTCAACTTTTCAGAGTTTTCTAAGAAGTGTTCAGAGAGGTGGAAG aCTATGTCtgctaaagagaaaggaaaatttgaAGACATGGCAAAGGCTGACAAGGCCCGttatgaaagagaaatgaaaacttataTCCCTCCTAAAggggaaacaaaaaagaagttcaaGGATCCCAATGCACCCAAGAGGCCTCC TTCggcctttttcttattttgttctgaGTATCGCCCAAAAATCAAAGGAGAGCATCCTGGCCTGTCTATTGGTGATGTTGCAAAGAAACTGGGAGAGATGTGGAACAACACTGCTGCAGATGATAAGCAGCCTTACGAAAAGAAGGCTGCCAAGCTGAAGGAGAAATACGAAAAG GATATTGCTGCATACCGAGCTAAAGGAAAGCCTGATGTGGCCAAGAAGGGAGTTGTTAAAGctgaaaagagcaagaaaaagaaggaagaggaggaagatgaagaagatgaagaggatgaggaagaagaggaggatgaagaagatgaagatgaagaagaagatgatgatgatgaataa